Proteins from one Podospora pseudocomata strain CBS 415.72m chromosome 4, whole genome shotgun sequence genomic window:
- a CDS encoding hypothetical protein (EggNog:ENOG503NUD9; COG:C) yields the protein MPSKETGQLRIVDSRTENAYLIPIHDNFIRAKDLMAITTPDPKGSDIEQKLTVLDNGFENVACMESEITLIDGNRGQIQYRGHPIQELFQNNDYEDVLYLLMWGKLPTQAEKLDVRRKFAAAMVPTKTVVDTIAAFPRNSDTYPMCLAGLCAFMSGDKVIANNRHTHKPSFHNNFEQADAAIIRTIAYYATTLALIHCHKRKLTFTNPDPNGSLIGNLLLMMGKTNKETGVGPDPEIQACLEKLWICYADHEMTNSTAGLLHAGSTLADPGSCAISALVCGFGPLHGGAIDLAYEALGKIKHPSFVPAYIEMVKSKKARLFGYGHRIYRTRDPRLSLIEELIEKNREKCDANPLLRVAFAIDKLANEDEYFVSRKLKANADLLGCFLYSALGFETDMITAIITLSRIPGGLAHWRETLDKPIKIWRPRQIYTGDRTDDVDTSGRQSLSSNEGPLKEKHGIQVRELNSGRSNKIPLKVKAILWAKSCFS from the exons ATGCCTTCCAAAGAGACCGGCCAACTGCGCATTGTGGATTCTCGCACCGAGAATGCCtacctcatccccatccatgATAACTTCATCCGGGCCAAGGACCTCATGGCTATCACCACCCCAGATCCAAAGGGCAGCGATATTGAGCAGAAGCTCACCGTCCTCGACAATGGCTTTGAGAATGTCGCGTGCATGGAATCCGAGATCACCCTGAT TGACGGCAACCGGGGCCAAATCCAATATCGTGGCCATCCCATCCAAGAGCTCTTCCAAAACAATGATTATGAGGATGTGCTTTACCTCTTGATGTGGGGAAAGCTTCCTACACAAGCCGAAAAGCTGGATGTGCGACGAAAGTTCGCTGCTGCCATGGTACCAACCAAGACAGTCGTTGACACCATAGCTGCGTTCCC ACGCAACAGCGATACATACCCGATGTGCCTTGCCGGTCTCTGTGCCTTCATGTCAGGGGACAAGGTGATTGCCAACAAtcgacacacacacaaacccAGCTTCCACAACAACTTCGAACAGGCCGATGCGGCCATCATCCGCACCATCGCCTACTATGCTACTACCCTCGCTCTCATTCACTGTCATAAGCGAAAGCTGACCTTCACAAACCCGGATCCCAATGGCAGCCTCATTGGAAAtctgctgttgatgatgggcaagACAAACAAGGAGACTGGTGTTGGTCCCGATCCCGAGATTCAGGCGTGCCTTGAGAAGCTCTGGATCTGCTACGCAGACCATGAGATGACCAACTCTACCGCCGGCCTTCTCCATGCTGGCTCCACTCTTGCCGATCCAGGCTCTTGCGCCATTTCCGCTTTGGTGTGCGGATTTGGTCCCCTTCATGGAGGCGCCATCGATCTTGCTTATGAAGCACTGGGCAAGATCAAGCACCCCAGTTTTGTCCCTGCTTACATTGAAATggtcaagtccaagaaggCTCGTCTGTTCGGCTACGGTCACCGCATCTACCGCACCCGCGACCCCCGCCTTTCCCTCATTGAGGAACTTATTGAGAAGAACAGGGAGAAATGTGACGCCAACCCTCTGCTCAGGGTTGCCTTTGCCATCGATAAGCTGGCCAATGAGGACGAGTACTTTGTGAGCAGGAAGCTCAAGGCGAATGCCGATCTGTTGGGATGCTTCTTGTACTCTGCTCT GGGCTTCGAGACCGACATGATCACGGCCATCATCACTCTATCGCGAATTCCCGGTGGTCTCGCACACTGGAGAGAGACCTTGG ACAAACCCATTAAGATTTGGCGTCCCCGTCAGATCTACACTGGCGACAGAActgatgatgttgacacTTCAGGACGGCAATCTTTATCCTCCAACGAGGGCCCCTTGAAGGAGAAGCACGGCATCCAGGTCCGTGAACTTAACTCTGGCAGGAGCAACAAGATTCCCCTCAAGGTTAAAGCTATCCTTTGGGCCAAGAGCTGCTTTTCCTAG
- a CDS encoding hypothetical protein (EggNog:ENOG503P2GJ), with protein MKIDSKTIDFNLLQNMIHYIILLTFPLLVFSLPSPDLMRPRTRPSPFLIRSRAEAKDIDYWNTPRPDNFLSKRSNVHSIEYFTNPSPSFKARSPRQVSYPASPLINPEQQTKRATSGQWENMSGSGLYHPAVTSWGPGRQDVFYTHRDRKCRHKYYRGGSNPWIPEWDDLGGSLDSAPSCCSRRSGYMHMFCKGTDYQIWHRPYSGGGWGSWQPMGGNCKHYPSSCSWGGRHVSVYTSSSDNQLWGIRYDENSGWGSWQNMGGSLAGAPKSVSWGEGHTGVVVRGTDGQAWATQMMNGNTWGSWTNLGGSLDSEPSAVAWSGNMTVAVGGTDGAVWMRTYTNSTGNWGNWMNMGGDVRPGTAPDVVAWGNQMEVYYTGRDGAMYRKKATNGQWTASWENMGGSVTTKPSGLAWDNGKVDVYGMASDGSTRRCY; from the exons ATGAAGATTG ACTCCAAAACCATCGATTTCAACCTCTTGCAAAACATGATCCATTACATCATATTGCTcacctttccccttctcgtcttttccctcccatcacctGATCTTATGAGGCCCCGCACCCGTCCTTCACCTTTCCTCATCCGCAGCCGCGCGGAAGCAAAAGATATTGACTATTGGAATACGCCCCGCCCCGATaacttcctctccaagcGGTCCAATGTTCACTCGATCGAGTACTTCACCAATCCCTCTCCGTCTTTCAAAGCCCGTTCTCCTCGCCAGGTATCCTATCCTGCCTCACCCTTGATCAACCCCGAGCAACAAACCAAGCGAGCAACATCTGGCCAGTGGGAAAACATGTCTGGCTCTGGCTTGTACCACCCTGCGGTTACATCCTGGGGCCCCGGTCGGCAGGACGTATTTTATACGCATCGCGACCGAAAATGCCGTCACAAGTACTATCGCGGCGGTAGCAACCCGTGGATTCCAGAGTGGGACGATCTGGGTGGAAGCCTCGACTCTGCTCCAAGTTGTTGCAGCAGGAGAAGTGGATACATGCACATGTTTTGCAAAGGAACAGACTATCAGATCTGGCATCGCCCCTATAGTGGCGGTGGGTGGGGATCATGGCAACCGATGGGGGGCAACTGCAAGCACTATCCTTCCTCATGCTCCTGGGGCGGCAGGCATGTGTCTGTCTACACCAGCTCCAGTGACAATCAGCTGTGGGGGATTAGGTACGATGAGAATAGCGGATGGGGCAGCTGGCAAAACATGGGCGGCTCCCTCGCCGGTGCGCCAAAGTCTGTAAGCTGGGGTGAAGGCCACAcgggagtggtggtgagagggaCAGATGGACAGGCATGGGCGACACAAATGATGAATGGAAATACTTGGGGAAGCTGGACAAACCTCGGGGGCTCGTTGGATAGTGAACCCAGCGCCGTTGCTTGGAGCGGCAATATGACTGTGGCCGTTGGGGGAACCGACGGGGCGGTGTGGATGAGAACTtacaccaacagcaccggGAATTGGGGTAACTGGATGAAcatgggtggtgatgtgcgACCAGGCACGGCTCCAGATGTTGTTGCTTGGGGCAATCAGATGGAAGTGTACTACACTGGCCGGGACGGTGCCATGTACCGCAAAAAGGCCACCAATGGCCAGTGGACAGCTTCGTGGGAGAATATGGGCGGCAGTGTTACTACGAAACCTAGCGGCTTAGCATGGGATAACGGAAAGGTGGATGTATACGGCATGGCGTCGGATGGTAGCACCCGTCGATGCTATTGA
- a CDS encoding hypothetical protein (EggNog:ENOG503PBER) gives MAAAAVASTSTTGFVCMWNGTKDGADAFVDYGNGNTNINEPQKVNIVAHDIRHLEPKPSLAGDGYELADHVSNLSTEDMLAGNTPEGRKLIETEYYAECKKIIADITKAPIVEPYIFRIRQNGAHPRDFGTKNVANKGMTSASLPIAHVDRDRRTLRDGIIEYFGEEEAERLFKKHKRYAQINVWRGVDEVIKKWPLIFINHAQVPNWDYDSHMATVTPINDPRVAIRGQKAQDSVLKYAAEYSYYYVSDMKKEEVLVFSSGDSDAARVVPHGAFWDDNTADDAPTRRSLEVRAWVFFDDEE, from the coding sequence AtggccgctgctgctgttgcctccacctccaccacagGCTTTGTCTGCATGTGGAATGGCACCAAAGACGGTGCCGACGCTTTTGTCGACTATGGCAAtggcaacaccaacatcaacgagCCCCAGAAGGTCAACATTGTGGCTCACGACATCCGCCACTTGGAGCCCAAGCCATCTCTCGCCGGAGACGGCTACGAGCTCGCCGATCACGTCAGCAACCTTTCCACCGAGGACATGCTTGCTGGAAACACTCCCGAGGGCCGCAAGTTGATTGAGACCGAGTACTATGCCGAGTGCAAGAAGATCATTGccgacatcaccaaggcCCCCATCGTGGAGCCTTACATCTTCCGCATCCGACAAAACGGTGCTCATCCTCGCGATTTTGGCACCAAGAACGTGGCCAACAAGGGCATGACCTCGGCCTCCCTTCCAATTGCCCACGTTGACCGTGACCGCCGCACGCTTCGCGACGGCATCATTGAGTactttggcgaggaggaggccgagagaCTGTTCAAGAAGCACAAGCGGTATGCCCAGATCAACGTTTGGCGCGGTGTGGACGAGGTCATCAAGAAGTGGCCCCTCATCTTTATCAACCACGCCCAGGTCCCCAACTGGGATTATGACAGCCACATGGCCACAGTTACGCCCATCAATGACCCCCGCGTCGCCATCCGCGGCCAAAAGGCGCAGGACAGTGTTCTCAAATATGCCGCCGAGTACAGCTACTACTATGTCAGCGAtatgaagaaggaggaggtgcttgTCTTCTCGTCAGGCGACAGCGATGCCGCTCGCGTTGTGCCCCACGGCGCTTTCTGGGACGACAACACGGCTGATGATGCGCCCACCAGGCGCTCGCTCGAGGTCCGTGCCTGGGTTTtctttgacgacgaggagtaA